Proteins encoded together in one Acanthochromis polyacanthus isolate Apoly-LR-REF ecotype Palm Island chromosome 12, KAUST_Apoly_ChrSc, whole genome shotgun sequence window:
- the snip1 gene encoding smad nuclear-interacting protein 1, with protein MAKEKRHRRRESPEREPEVKVKQEKLSPGRPQRSRRSRSRSTDNSSPQRRRTSGSPARTRDRSPGRRETSPARRSSRSPRNRRSRSPHRGGDNKIKRERDEHRAGSDERRRRNDQPEERRSRWETDRPRERDRGRERHRERNALASQQAERQQHDERRRENRQRREENQDHNFGQSEGGSSDTNAPPPDKEKPNFELSGALTEDTNTFRGVVIKYNEPPEARIPKRRWRLYPFKNDEPLPVMYIHRQSAYLLGRQRKIADIPIDHPSCSKQHAVFQYRLVAFTRADGTTGRRVRPYIIDLGSGNGTYLNNQRIEAQRYYELKEKDVLKFGFSSREYVLLHEFSDTSEVDAKEEEEDEGLDE; from the exons ATGGCCAAAGAAAAGCGACACAGAAGAAGGGAATCTCCGGAGCGGGAACCCGAAGTTAAGGTAAAGCAGGAGAAACTGAGCCCTGGTAGGCCACAGAGATCACGTCGTTCGAGGTCCAGGTCCACCGACAACTCCAGTCCACAAAGGAGAAGAACGAGCGG ATCACCGGCCAGGACGAGGGACCGCTCGCCGGGTAGAAGGGAGACCTCTCCCGCTAGACGGAGCAGCAGATCTCCGAGAAACAGGAGGAGTCGTAGTCCTCATCGTGGTGGTGACAACAAAATAAAGCGG GAACGGGATGAACATAGGGCAGGCAGTGATGAGCGGAGACGAAGAAATGACCAACCAGAGGAAAGACGAAGCAGATGGGAAACAGACAGGCCGAGGGAAAGAGACCGTGGCAGAGAGAGGCATAGGGAACGCAATGCGCTTGCGTCCCAGCAAGCTGAGCGACAGCAGCACGACGAGCGCCGCAGGGAAAATCGGCAGCGACGTGAAGAAAACCAAGACCACAATTTTGGACAGTCTGAAGGTGGGAGCAGCGACACAAATGCTCCTCCTCCTGACAAAGAGAAGCCTAACTTTGAACTGTCAGGGGCGCTCAcagaagacacaaacacattccGGGGAGTGGTGATCAAGTACAATGAACCACCTGAGGCTCGCATTCCAAAGCGGAGATGGCGACTGTACCCCTTCAAGAACGATGAACCCCTCCCAGTCATGTACATTCACAGACAGAGTGCCTATTTGTTGGGGCGGCAGAGAAAAATTGCTGATATCCCCATTGACCACCCATCCTGCTCCAAGCAACATGCAGTATTCCAGTATAG ATTGGTGGCGTTTACGCGGGCAGATGGCACCACGGGCCGCAGAGTAAGACCTTACATTATTGACCTTGGTTCTGGCAATGGCACCTACCTGAACAACCAGCGTATCGAGGCCCAGCGCTACTATGAGCTCAAAGAGAAAGATGTTCTCAAGTTTGGCTTCAGCAGCCGCGAGTACGTCCTCCTGCACGAGTTCTCAGACACGAGTGAGGTGGATGccaaggaggaagaggaagacgaAGGCCTTGACGAGTAA
- the dnali1 gene encoding axonemal dynein light intermediate polypeptide 1 isoform X1, which produces MIPPADSLLKYENPVLVRKNSSKQSPKGRPLKVSPQQSADSAPVPPPPKPKSDSEDIKQDNEEILNIILPPREWTEGNQHWVQHVSSSPCTRTDVIHLEELLNTKLQQRQARETGICPVRRELYSQCFDELIRQVTINCAERGLLLLHVRDEIQLTIAAYQTLYESSVAFGIRKALQAEEGKADMDKRILELEDEKEALREQLDKQKANCDAIEKREAEKRQVEEKKYLEDIHFLKRSNQQLKVTSYYTLEQKNLHLFRFSTDSSCVACQNIYFTYFSFSSGPTGRDT; this is translated from the exons ATGATTCCGCCAGCCGACTCTCTCCTAAAATATGAGAATCCAGTTTTGGTCAGAAAAAACAGTAGCAAACAATCACCAAAG GGTCGTCCATTGAAAGTGAGCCCCCAGCAGTCTGCTGACTCTGCACCTGTTCCACCACCTCCTAAACCAAAATCAGACTCTGAGGACATCAAGCAAGATAATGAGGAAATCTTGAACATCATTCTTCCACCCAG GGAATGGACAGAGGGAAACCAACACTGGGTGCAGCACGTGTCCAGTTCGCCTTGTACAAGAACAGATGTTATACACCTCGAAGAACTCTTAAACACAAAGCTGCAGCAAAGACAGGCCAGAGAAACAGGCATCTGCCCTGTGCGCCGCGAGCTCTACTCCCAGTGTTTCG ATGAGCTAATCAGACAGGTGACCATCAACTGTGCTGAAAGGGGTCTGCTGCTGTTGCATGTGAGAGATGAGATTCAACTGACAATTGCTGCCTACCAAACACTGTATGAAAGCAGTGTAGCTTTCGGCATAAGGAAAGCACTGCAGGCTGAAGAGGGAAAGGCTGACATGGATAAAAGA ATTTTAGAACTGGAGGATGAGAAAGAAGCTCTGAGGGAACAACTGGACAAACAGAAAGCTAACTGTGATGCAATTGAAAAGAGAGAGGCTGAAAAGCGACAGGTGGAAGAAAAGAAGTATCTTGAGGACATTCACTTCCTTAAGAGAAGTAACCAACAGCTCAAGGTAACATCATATTACACACTAGAACAAAAAAACTTACATCTTTTTAGATTTAGCACCGATAGTAGCTGCGTTGCTTGTCAAAATATTTacttcacttatttttctttctcttcaggACCAACTGGAAGGGATACTTAA
- the dnali1 gene encoding axonemal dynein light intermediate polypeptide 1 isoform X2, giving the protein MIPPADSLLKYENPVLVRKNSSKQSPKGRPLKVSPQQSADSAPVPPPPKPKSDSEDIKQDNEEILNIILPPREWTEGNQHWVQHVSSSPCTRTDVIHLEELLNTKLQQRQARETGICPVRRELYSQCFDELIRQVTINCAERGLLLLHVRDEIQLTIAAYQTLYESSVAFGIRKALQAEEGKADMDKRILELEDEKEALREQLDKQKANCDAIEKREAEKRQVEEKKYLEDIHFLKRSNQQLKDQLEGILKPNK; this is encoded by the exons ATGATTCCGCCAGCCGACTCTCTCCTAAAATATGAGAATCCAGTTTTGGTCAGAAAAAACAGTAGCAAACAATCACCAAAG GGTCGTCCATTGAAAGTGAGCCCCCAGCAGTCTGCTGACTCTGCACCTGTTCCACCACCTCCTAAACCAAAATCAGACTCTGAGGACATCAAGCAAGATAATGAGGAAATCTTGAACATCATTCTTCCACCCAG GGAATGGACAGAGGGAAACCAACACTGGGTGCAGCACGTGTCCAGTTCGCCTTGTACAAGAACAGATGTTATACACCTCGAAGAACTCTTAAACACAAAGCTGCAGCAAAGACAGGCCAGAGAAACAGGCATCTGCCCTGTGCGCCGCGAGCTCTACTCCCAGTGTTTCG ATGAGCTAATCAGACAGGTGACCATCAACTGTGCTGAAAGGGGTCTGCTGCTGTTGCATGTGAGAGATGAGATTCAACTGACAATTGCTGCCTACCAAACACTGTATGAAAGCAGTGTAGCTTTCGGCATAAGGAAAGCACTGCAGGCTGAAGAGGGAAAGGCTGACATGGATAAAAGA ATTTTAGAACTGGAGGATGAGAAAGAAGCTCTGAGGGAACAACTGGACAAACAGAAAGCTAACTGTGATGCAATTGAAAAGAGAGAGGCTGAAAAGCGACAGGTGGAAGAAAAGAAGTATCTTGAGGACATTCACTTCCTTAAGAGAAGTAACCAACAGCTCAAG gACCAACTGGAAGGGATACTTAAGCCAAATAAGTAG
- the gnl2 gene encoding nucleolar GTP-binding protein 2 → MVKPRFKGKSSINPSSSSSNPDRPKGAGGNNMRDRATIKRLNMYRQKQRCNNRGKVIKPLQYQSTVAPGTVARVEPNIKWFTNTRVIKQSSLQKFQEEMGAVQKDPYRVVMRQSKLPMSLLHDRVKAHNSKVHILDTEGFETTFGPKAQRKRPSLMVGDVKDLVEQAEASALSYNADKDKNLVTEDTGVREEVREEIFKKGQSKRIWGELYKVIDSSDVIIQVLDARDPMGTRSKSIETYLKKEKPWKHLIFVLNKCDLIPTWVTKRWVAVLSQEYPTLAFHASLTNSFGKGSLIQLLRQFGKLHTDKKQISVGFIGYPNVGKSSVINTLRSKKVCNVAPLAGETKVWQYITLMRRIFLIDCPGVVYPSEDSESDIVLKGVVQVEKIKNPEEHIGAVLERAKPEYIQKTYRIPTWKSAEDFLEKLAFRTGKLLKGGEPDLSTVSKMVLNDWQRGRIPFFVKPPGPEGDEEDQKLLALEGPSEVLENAQEEQPDNPNAITEKTEEQQQQQKKEQVKKILANVRQNFGKINVAPEFSEEDLVPVEMPDLDMSDLSGSDDEEDREEDEGTDKPEDGTSVEPADGETEACQPTTSQNDKANGNKSSREVIRELDEKIAKYKQFLDRAKSKRFSAIRIPKALSDKVFTDIKTKQAAAAAKQAQMKAVNQRGKKRKAGEDEESNQPDRLTSKQRRAMDRATKTKKVGTRYYETHNVKNKNKNRKAPATEGQKTKRSKH, encoded by the exons ATGGTGAAGCCGCGGTTTAAGGGGAAAAGCTCCATAAACCCCTCGTCGTCCAGCAGCAACCCCG ATCGACCCAAGGGTGCTGGTGGGAACAACATGAGGGACCGAGCCACTATCAAGCGTCTGAATATGTACAGACAAAAGCAGAGATG TAATAATCGTGGAAAAGTCATCAAACCGCTACAGTACCAGTCCACCGTAGCTCCAGGGACTGTAGCCAGAGTTGAACCCAACATCAAATGGTTTA CAAATACACGTGTGATCAAGCAATCATCCCTCCAGAAGTTCCAGGAAGAGATGGGAGCAGTACAGAAGGATCCGTATCGTGTGGTGATGAGACAGAGCAAACTGCCTATGTCGCTCTTGCATGATAGGGTCAAAGCCCAT AACTCAAAGGTGCACATTCTGGACACGGAGGGTTTTGAGACCACATTTGGACCCAAGGCCCAAAGGAAGAGGCCCAGTCTCATGGTGGGGGATGTAAAGGACCTTGTGGAGCAAGCTGAGGCCTCAGCCCTGAGCTACAATGCAGACAAGGACAAAAACCTGGTCACAGAGGACACAGGGGTCCG GGAGGAAGTACGCGAGGAGATTTTCAAAAAGGGCCAGTCCAAGAGGATATGGGGAGAACTGTACAAG GTGATTGACTCATCTGATGTTATAATCCAAGTGCTGGATGCACGTGATCCCATGGGAACACGCTCCAAGAGCATCGAGACGTATCTGAAGAAAGAGAAACCTTGGAAACATCTGATCTTTGTTCTGAACAAGTGTGACCTCATCCCTACCTGGGTTACG AAACGGTGGGTCGCTGTTTTGTCCCAAGAATACCCGACTCTGGCTTTCCACGCCAGCCTCACCAACTCGTTTGGCAAAGGCTCCCTCATCCAGCTGCTCAGGCAGTTTGGCAAG CTCcatacagacaaaaaacagataaGTGTGGGTTTTATTGGCTATCCAAATGTGGGAAAGAGCTCAGTCATCAACACTCTGCGGTCGAAGAAGGTCTGCAACGTGGCCCCCCTCGCTGGAGAAACAAAG GTGTGGCAGTACATCACCTTGATGAGGCGCATCTTCCTCATTGACTGTCCCGGTGTCGTCTACCCTTCAGAAGACAGTGAATCTGATATTGTATTGAAAGGAGTG GTCCAAGTGGAGAAGATAAAGAACCCAGAGGAGCACATCGGGGCAGTGCTAGAGCGAGCAAAGCCAGAATATATTCAGAAAACTTACCGCATCCCGACTTGGAAATCTGCCGAGGACTTTCTGGAGAAGCTGGCTTTTCGCACTGGGAAACTTCTAAAG GGGGGTGAACCAGATCTCTCCACAGTCTCCAAAATGGTGTTGAATGATTGGCAGAGAGGACGTATCCCCTTCTTTGTGAAACCTCCAGGGCCTGAAGGAGATGAAGAG GACCAGAAACTGTTGGCACTTGAAGGGCCATCAGAGGTTCTGGAGAATGCACAAGAGGAGCAGCCAGACAATCCAAACGCCATCACAGAGAAAACcgaggaacagcagcagcagcaaaagaaAGAGCAGGTCAAGAAGATTCTGGCAAATGTCCGACAAAACTTTGGCAAGATCAACGTAGCACCTGAGTTCAGCGAAGAAGACTTGGTTCCGGTGGAGATGCCAGACCTGGACATGTCGGACCTTTCCGGCTCCGATGACGAGGAAGACCGTGAAGAAGACGAGGGCACCGACAAACCGGAAGATGGGACCAGTGTGGAACCAGCGGACGGAGAGACTGAGGCCTGTCAGCCTACAACCTCTCAGAATGACAAGGCAAATGGCAACAAGAGTTCACGGGAGGTCATCCGCGAGCTGGACGAGAAGATTGCCAAGTACAAGCAGTTCTTGGACCGAGCCAAATCCAAGCGCTTCTCTGCAATCCG GATACCCAAGGCGCTTTCTGACAAAGTGTTCACAGACATCAAGACTAAAcaagcggcggcggcggcgaaACAAGCACAAATGAAAG CTGTAAATCAGAGgggcaagaaaagaaaagctggGGAGGATGAGGAGTCCAACCAGCCGGACAGGCTTACATCTAAACAG AGAAGAGCAATGGACCGTGCTACGAAGACGAAGAAAGTCGGTACACGTTATTACGAAACGCACAAtgtgaaaaacaagaacaagaacaGAAAGGCTCCAGCCACAGAAGGTCAAAAGACCAAAAGATCAAAGCACTAG